In the genome of Afifella aestuarii, one region contains:
- a CDS encoding phosphatidate cytidylyltransferase, with amino-acid sequence MSEGRGIFSFDKSDLPTRVVSAAILLPLAILPTWFGGTAFLLLVLVLALLVFYEWTRMSECEQPQAWRIGEGLLLAFALLVTFGGLPGGGILLLLLPLVAVPLVASGTVLFDQGVASGQSAGARDRRPLWLALGVLYAGVPSVALLALRADAETGRLVLFFLLFVVWVTDIAAYFGGRAIGGKKLWPRVSPSKTWSGAATGAAGALVVGILFAVFTESRWASAIGAALILSVAAQLGDLGESAMKRRFGAKDSGRLIPGHGGLMDRIDGLYAAAVVAVLLALSGFAAPIPDWTQ; translated from the coding sequence GTGTCTGAGGGCAGGGGCATTTTTTCATTCGACAAGAGCGATCTTCCGACGCGCGTGGTCTCCGCGGCGATCCTGCTGCCGCTCGCGATCCTGCCGACATGGTTCGGCGGCACTGCCTTTCTTCTTCTCGTTCTCGTTCTGGCGCTCCTCGTTTTCTACGAATGGACGCGCATGAGCGAATGTGAGCAGCCTCAGGCTTGGCGGATCGGTGAGGGGCTGCTTCTGGCCTTCGCGCTTCTCGTGACCTTCGGTGGCTTGCCGGGGGGTGGGATCCTGCTTCTGTTGCTGCCGCTCGTGGCGGTCCCGCTCGTCGCCTCGGGGACGGTTCTGTTCGATCAAGGCGTGGCGAGCGGCCAAAGCGCCGGTGCGCGCGATCGGCGGCCGCTTTGGCTCGCGCTTGGCGTTCTCTATGCCGGCGTTCCGAGCGTGGCCCTCTTGGCTCTGCGCGCTGATGCCGAGACGGGCCGCCTCGTGCTCTTCTTCTTACTGTTCGTCGTCTGGGTCACGGATATCGCGGCTTATTTTGGTGGGCGCGCTATCGGGGGGAAGAAACTCTGGCCGCGCGTCTCTCCGTCGAAAACCTGGTCGGGCGCTGCGACCGGCGCGGCCGGCGCGCTCGTCGTGGGTATTTTGTTCGCGGTTTTCACCGAATCTCGATGGGCGTCCGCGATCGGCGCCGCATTGATCCTGTCGGTCGCGGCGCAGCTTGGAGACCTCGGGGAATCGGCGATGAAACGTCGGTTCGGCGCCAAGGATTCCGGCCGTCTTATCCCGGGGCACGGTGGTCTGATGGACCGGATCGATGGGCTTTATGCGGCGGCCGTCGTCGCCGTCCTGCTGGCGCTCAGTGGTTTCGCCGCCCCCATTCCAGATTGGACACAGTAA
- the dxr gene encoding 1-deoxy-D-xylulose-5-phosphate reductoisomerase, translating to MARIVTILGATGSIGKSTVDLMERDLAREGGPAFKVRAVTAGTKVDELADVARRVKAESAVIRDKSRYGRLKEALDGTGIRVSAGDDAVCEAAAEPADRVLSAIVGAAGVAPTAAAIRAGNDIALANKECLICAGSSFMALAREKGVRILPVDSEHNAIFQLLVDVDPASVDRLVLTASGGPFRAKTADELAKVTVDEALHHPTWSMGPKITVDSATLMNKGLELIEARHLFGFPPEQLGVLIHPQSKVHAFVVFRDGSWHGELGAPDMRRPIDYCLNWPERAERATSHLDLAEVGTLSFEKPDSERFPALRIAREAMVAGRGAPTVLNAANEIAVAAFLDRRIGFMTIPQLVERVLEEADKAGLMHEPETVEAALVLDGQARDLAAGRLLAA from the coding sequence ATGGCACGTATCGTCACCATTCTCGGCGCCACAGGTTCCATCGGAAAGAGCACTGTGGACCTCATGGAGCGCGATCTCGCGCGCGAGGGCGGCCCGGCGTTCAAGGTGCGTGCGGTGACCGCGGGGACGAAGGTCGATGAGCTTGCGGATGTCGCCCGTCGCGTCAAAGCCGAAAGCGCCGTCATCCGCGACAAGAGCCGTTATGGCCGCTTGAAAGAAGCGCTGGACGGGACCGGAATCAGGGTGTCGGCCGGTGACGACGCCGTCTGCGAGGCGGCGGCCGAGCCTGCCGATCGGGTTCTGTCCGCGATTGTCGGTGCGGCTGGTGTTGCGCCCACGGCGGCGGCGATTCGCGCTGGCAACGACATTGCCCTAGCCAACAAGGAATGCCTCATCTGCGCTGGCTCGTCGTTCATGGCGCTGGCGCGCGAAAAGGGTGTGCGCATCCTGCCGGTCGATTCGGAACACAACGCCATTTTTCAGTTGCTGGTCGACGTCGATCCGGCGTCGGTCGATCGGCTCGTCCTGACCGCTTCGGGCGGGCCGTTCCGCGCCAAGACCGCCGACGAGCTCGCCAAGGTGACCGTCGATGAAGCTCTGCATCATCCGACGTGGTCGATGGGGCCGAAAATTACTGTCGATTCGGCAACCTTGATGAACAAGGGGCTGGAATTGATCGAGGCGCGGCATCTCTTCGGCTTCCCGCCGGAGCAGCTCGGCGTTCTCATTCATCCGCAATCGAAGGTTCATGCCTTCGTCGTCTTCCGAGACGGTTCGTGGCATGGTGAGCTTGGCGCGCCGGACATGCGCCGCCCAATCGACTACTGTCTCAATTGGCCGGAGAGGGCAGAGCGGGCGACAAGCCATCTCGATCTCGCCGAGGTCGGGACGCTCTCCTTTGAAAAGCCCGATTCGGAGCGCTTTCCCGCACTGAGGATCGCCCGCGAGGCCATGGTCGCAGGCCGCGGCGCGCCCACTGTGTTGAATGCGGCCAACGAAATTGCCGTTGCGGCCTTTCTCGATCGGCGCATTGGGTTCATGACGATCCCGCAGCTTGTTGAGCGCGTGCTGGAAGAGGCCGACAAGGCCGGGCTGATGCACGAGCCGGAGACGGTCGAGGCGGCGCTTGTTCTTGATGGCCAGGCGCGCGATCTCGCGGCCGGGCGTCTGCTGGCGGCCTGA
- the rseP gene encoding RIP metalloprotease RseP yields the protein MLETLSSAGEVAFFYVVPALVVLMVVVFIHELGHFLVARWCGVEISTFSIGFGRELFGFDDRHGTRWRVSAIPLGGYVKFVGDENDASFPDPEVLAATTPEERAGLFHFKPVWQRAAVVFAGPFANFILAVVLFAAVFGTIGKPVTTPLVEIVNPGSAAEEAGFEPGDTIVAIDGSHVETFTDVQRVVALASGETLHFTVERDGREIELTATPQRQEIPDGLGGTQRIGVLGVSRAADVKLERFGPIGAIGEGMRETYVVVERTLTYVGRIFRGRENADQLSGPLRVAQVSGVVAESGGIPGLVHLAAILSVSIGLLNLFPVPMLDGGHLVFYLIEAIRGRPLGPRAQEMGFRIGFALVIMLFVFVTFNDIVRMTGI from the coding sequence ATGCTAGAAACCCTGAGTTCGGCTGGTGAGGTCGCTTTCTTCTACGTCGTGCCGGCGCTCGTCGTGCTGATGGTTGTCGTGTTCATCCATGAGCTCGGGCATTTTCTCGTCGCGCGCTGGTGCGGGGTAGAAATCTCCACGTTCTCCATCGGCTTCGGGCGCGAGCTTTTCGGTTTCGATGATCGACACGGCACGCGCTGGCGGGTGAGCGCGATTCCCTTGGGCGGCTATGTGAAGTTCGTCGGCGACGAGAATGACGCGAGCTTCCCGGATCCTGAGGTTTTGGCGGCGACGACGCCGGAAGAACGCGCGGGCCTCTTCCATTTCAAGCCGGTCTGGCAACGGGCGGCCGTCGTGTTTGCCGGACCATTTGCGAATTTCATTCTCGCCGTCGTTCTCTTTGCGGCCGTTTTCGGCACGATCGGCAAGCCGGTGACGACGCCTCTGGTGGAGATCGTCAACCCGGGCAGCGCCGCGGAAGAGGCAGGCTTCGAGCCCGGCGACACGATTGTCGCGATTGACGGAAGTCATGTTGAGACATTCACGGACGTTCAGCGCGTTGTCGCGCTCGCCTCCGGCGAGACGCTTCATTTCACGGTCGAGCGCGACGGGCGTGAGATCGAACTGACCGCGACCCCGCAGCGTCAGGAAATTCCTGACGGGCTCGGTGGCACGCAACGCATCGGCGTCTTGGGCGTCTCGCGGGCGGCCGATGTGAAGCTGGAGCGCTTCGGCCCGATCGGCGCCATAGGGGAGGGGATGCGGGAAACCTATGTCGTGGTCGAGCGCACGCTGACCTATGTCGGCCGCATCTTTAGAGGCCGGGAGAACGCCGACCAGCTGAGCGGTCCGCTGCGCGTGGCGCAGGTCTCTGGCGTGGTGGCCGAATCGGGCGGCATCCCGGGGCTCGTTCATCTCGCCGCGATTCTCTCCGTTTCGATCGGTCTCTTGAACCTTTTCCCTGTTCCGATGCTCGATGGTGGGCATCTCGTGTTCTACCTGATCGAGGCGATACGCGGCCGGCCGCTCGGGCCACGAGCCCAGGAGATGGGTTTTCGCATCGGCTTCGCGCTCGTCATCATGCTTTTCGTCTTCGTCACCTTTAACGATATCGTAAGGATGACGGGGATTTGA
- the bamA gene encoding outer membrane protein assembly factor BamA produces MKHRSLAGFIRGAVFAALTIMATGLVSGPGFVSQAEAAVVSSVAVNGNQRVDADTIRAYLLVKPGRSFSAEDVDESLKALFETGLFSDVQINQRGSTLVVSVEENPIINRINFEGNKKFKDDQLKGVVSSQPRGVFTRAKVQNDVQRILELYRRSGRFQGSVTPKVIDLPENRVNLVYEVSEGPKTGVSRITFIGNQHYSDGRLRNVVQTRESGLLSFLRSGDTYDPDRLSSDEERLRRFYLNRGFADYQLVSSVADLDRERNAFFVTFTMDEGPEYRFGQIQVDSIIPGIDPQSLMRLVSTDEGDVYSSEKVEKSMEAITIELASSGYAFAQVRPRVDRDPVNHTIGITYIVDEGPRAYIERIEVSGNDRTRDYVIRREFDISEGDAYNRVLIDRAERRLRNLNYFDKVTVGAQPGSAPDRVIVTVEVQEKATGELSFGAGYSTSDGILGDVSLTERNFLGRGYFVRAAVGAGESSNTYEFAFTDPYFLGRRVSAGFNVYRKDYEDNDYRSYDYTTTGGGITFGFPITEDFTVQLGYKIEQQEIDVPNFDIDTDPISECSSSSKAVCLAEGDTLVSSAVWSMIYDTLDNRLDPRDGVYGKLTQEIAGVGGDVSFVRTTASASLYRELLVDQEVIGMLRIQGGNITGLGEDVRLLDAFYKGGETIRGFESSGIGPRDIASDDHDALGAKYFAAATAEVVFPFPALPRELGLRAALFADAGTAWDTDISEADVPGIDVVDENGIRSSVGASLLWASPLGPIRADFAYVLSKEDYDETQFFRIGGGTKF; encoded by the coding sequence ATGAAACATAGATCCTTAGCGGGCTTCATCCGCGGCGCAGTTTTTGCCGCACTGACGATCATGGCGACAGGGCTTGTCTCCGGTCCCGGCTTCGTCTCACAGGCTGAAGCTGCTGTCGTCAGCTCTGTTGCAGTGAATGGAAATCAGCGTGTCGATGCTGACACCATTCGCGCCTACCTTCTCGTTAAGCCAGGTCGCAGCTTCTCGGCGGAAGACGTCGACGAATCGCTGAAGGCGCTGTTCGAGACGGGGCTGTTCTCCGATGTTCAGATAAATCAGCGCGGCAGCACCCTGGTGGTGAGCGTTGAAGAGAATCCGATCATCAACCGCATCAATTTCGAGGGTAACAAGAAGTTCAAGGACGACCAGCTGAAGGGCGTCGTGAGCTCCCAGCCGCGCGGTGTGTTCACGCGCGCCAAGGTGCAGAACGATGTTCAGCGCATCCTCGAGCTCTATCGCCGGTCTGGTCGTTTCCAGGGCTCCGTGACGCCGAAGGTCATCGACCTGCCGGAGAATCGCGTCAACCTCGTCTATGAGGTTTCGGAAGGCCCGAAGACGGGCGTGTCCCGCATCACCTTCATCGGCAATCAGCATTACAGCGACGGGCGTTTGCGCAACGTCGTTCAGACGCGCGAGAGCGGTCTTCTCAGCTTCCTGCGCTCTGGCGACACGTATGATCCTGATCGTCTGTCTTCGGATGAGGAGCGGCTGCGCCGCTTCTACCTCAACCGTGGCTTCGCCGATTATCAGCTCGTCTCGTCCGTCGCCGATCTCGACCGCGAGCGGAATGCTTTCTTCGTGACCTTCACGATGGATGAAGGCCCGGAATACCGGTTTGGCCAGATCCAGGTCGACAGCATCATCCCGGGTATCGATCCGCAGTCCCTTATGCGTCTGGTTTCCACCGACGAGGGCGACGTCTATTCGAGCGAGAAGGTCGAGAAGTCGATGGAGGCGATCACCATCGAACTCGCCAGCTCGGGCTATGCGTTTGCCCAGGTGCGGCCGCGTGTCGATCGCGATCCGGTCAACCATACGATCGGCATCACCTATATCGTCGACGAAGGGCCCCGCGCTTATATCGAGCGCATTGAGGTCTCTGGTAACGACCGCACGCGGGATTACGTCATCCGCCGCGAGTTCGATATCTCCGAGGGCGATGCTTACAACCGCGTCCTTATCGATCGGGCCGAGCGCCGTCTGCGGAACCTTAATTACTTCGACAAGGTGACTGTCGGTGCGCAGCCGGGCAGCGCACCTGACCGGGTCATCGTGACGGTCGAGGTCCAGGAAAAGGCCACCGGTGAGCTCTCCTTTGGTGCCGGCTATTCCACAAGTGACGGCATCCTGGGCGACGTCTCGCTGACCGAGCGTAACTTCTTGGGTCGCGGCTATTTCGTCCGCGCTGCGGTCGGCGCCGGTGAATCCTCCAATACCTACGAGTTCGCGTTTACCGATCCGTACTTCCTCGGGCGTCGTGTCTCCGCTGGCTTCAACGTCTATCGCAAGGACTACGAGGACAACGATTACCGCTCGTACGATTACACGACGACGGGTGGCGGTATCACTTTCGGCTTCCCGATCACCGAGGACTTCACTGTTCAGCTCGGCTATAAGATCGAGCAGCAGGAGATCGATGTTCCGAACTTCGATATCGACACGGATCCTATTTCGGAGTGCTCGAGCTCCTCGAAGGCCGTGTGTTTGGCCGAGGGCGACACGCTGGTGTCTTCCGCGGTGTGGAGCATGATATATGACACGCTCGACAACCGCCTCGATCCGCGTGACGGCGTGTATGGCAAGCTGACCCAGGAAATCGCGGGTGTCGGCGGTGATGTGAGCTTCGTTCGTACGACCGCTTCTGCCTCGCTCTATCGCGAGCTTCTGGTCGACCAGGAAGTCATCGGTATGCTCCGCATTCAGGGTGGCAACATCACGGGCCTTGGCGAGGATGTGCGGTTGCTCGACGCCTTTTATAAGGGCGGCGAGACCATTCGCGGCTTCGAATCCTCCGGCATCGGTCCTCGCGATATCGCCTCTGATGATCACGATGCTCTCGGTGCGAAGTACTTTGCAGCGGCGACTGCTGAAGTCGTCTTCCCGTTCCCGGCTCTGCCGCGCGAACTCGGGCTGCGGGCGGCTCTCTTTGCCGACGCGGGTACCGCTTGGGACACCGACATCAGCGAAGCCGACGTTCCGGGTATCGATGTCGTCGATGAAAATGGCATCCGCTCATCGGTCGGCGCCTCGCTTCTGTGGGCCTCTCCGCTTGGTCCGATCCGCGCCGACTTCGCTTATGTGCTGAGCAAGGAAGACTACGACGAGACGCAGTTCTTCCGCATCGGCGGCGGCACCAAATTCTGA
- the lpxD gene encoding UDP-3-O-(3-hydroxymyristoyl)glucosamine N-acyltransferase: MTDRTRFFPPFGPFRLGDVAELSGATLLRGDSESEITGFAPIEMAGTGDLTFLDNPKYVRHLDGTHATACLCAPRYSSKVPEGVAVLETGEPYRAYARILAAAYPKAVAPKNFASTSDEPLIAGTVHPTARLEEGVRVEVGAVVGPNVEVGSGTVIGAGSVLAHDVAIGRDCIIGPNATVQHALLGNRVRLYPGVQVGQDGFGFAMGAGGHMKVAQIGRVIIQDDVEIGAATTIDRGANRDTVIGEGTKIDNQVQIGHNVEIGRHCVIVAQVGISGSARIGDFVAIGGKTGINGHVTIGDGAQIASVSVVHGDVPPGARFGGVPAQPVKDWFREVTILRRIARRELGLDKD, encoded by the coding sequence ATGACAGATCGCACGCGCTTCTTTCCGCCCTTCGGGCCGTTCCGCCTCGGTGATGTGGCAGAGCTCTCCGGCGCCACGCTTTTGCGTGGCGATTCGGAGTCAGAGATCACCGGTTTTGCACCAATCGAGATGGCCGGGACAGGGGATCTGACCTTCCTCGACAATCCGAAATATGTGCGCCATCTGGACGGGACGCATGCGACCGCCTGCCTCTGCGCGCCGCGCTATTCCAGCAAGGTGCCCGAAGGTGTCGCGGTCCTCGAAACCGGTGAGCCTTACCGCGCTTATGCGCGCATTCTGGCCGCCGCTTATCCCAAGGCGGTCGCGCCCAAAAATTTCGCCAGCACATCCGATGAGCCGCTTATTGCCGGCACCGTTCATCCCACTGCGCGTCTTGAAGAAGGCGTGCGGGTGGAAGTTGGTGCGGTTGTCGGCCCCAATGTCGAGGTCGGCAGTGGTACCGTCATCGGGGCGGGTTCCGTCCTTGCTCATGATGTGGCCATCGGGCGCGACTGCATCATCGGACCGAACGCGACCGTGCAGCATGCGCTTCTCGGAAATCGCGTGCGTCTCTATCCGGGCGTCCAGGTCGGCCAGGATGGCTTCGGTTTCGCCATGGGCGCCGGTGGCCATATGAAGGTCGCGCAGATCGGGCGTGTAATCATCCAGGATGACGTCGAGATCGGCGCCGCGACCACCATAGACCGTGGTGCGAACCGCGACACGGTGATCGGCGAAGGCACCAAGATCGATAATCAGGTTCAGATCGGCCACAATGTCGAAATCGGGCGGCACTGCGTCATTGTCGCCCAGGTCGGGATTTCCGGCTCTGCCCGGATCGGAGACTTTGTTGCGATCGGCGGAAAAACCGGCATAAACGGCCATGTCACGATCGGCGATGGGGCGCAGATCGCCTCCGTGAGCGTCGTCCATGGCGACGTTCCTCCGGGCGCGCGTTTCGGGGGTGTTCCTGCGCAACCGGTCAAGGACTGGTTCCGCGAGGTGACGATTCTGCGCCGCATCGCTCGGCGTGAATTGGGGCTGGACAAAGACTGA
- the fabZ gene encoding 3-hydroxyacyl-ACP dehydratase FabZ: MNEMPTQLEATDIHGILQALPHRYPFLMVDRIRDIRGDESGVGIKNVTMNEPHFQGHFPGYPIMPGVLLIEGMAQTAAALCVLSSETKAPKRVFFMTIDKAKFRHPVTPGDTVEYHVNKLKRRGTIWKYAAVAEVAGKKVAEAQVSAMVLDE, encoded by the coding sequence ATGAACGAGATGCCGACGCAGTTGGAGGCGACAGACATCCACGGGATTCTGCAGGCCTTGCCGCATCGCTACCCGTTTCTCATGGTCGATCGAATTCGCGACATTCGTGGCGATGAATCGGGTGTCGGCATCAAGAACGTGACGATGAACGAGCCGCATTTCCAGGGGCATTTCCCCGGATATCCGATCATGCCGGGCGTGCTCCTGATCGAAGGCATGGCGCAGACCGCGGCAGCCCTTTGCGTTCTCTCCTCAGAGACGAAGGCGCCGAAGCGCGTCTTCTTCATGACCATCGACAAAGCGAAGTTCCGCCACCCTGTCACGCCGGGCGACACGGTCGAGTATCACGTCAACAAGCTGAAGCGCCGCGGTACGATCTGGAAATACGCGGCCGTTGCGGAAGTGGCGGGCAAGAAGGTGGCCGAGGCGCAGGTGAGCGCCATGGTCCTCGACGAGTAG
- the lpxA gene encoding acyl-ACP--UDP-N-acetylglucosamine O-acyltransferase: MASIHPSAIVADGAKLAEDVEVGPFCVVGAGVELRSGVALRSHVVVDGATTIGECTTIFPFASVGMPPQDKKFQGEESRLEIGAHCVIREHVTINPGTEGGGLVTRIGDRCLLLVGAHVAHDCIIGNDVILVNNVLLGGHISIADFAIIGGGAALHQFVRVGEHAFVGGMSAVENDVIPFGSAIGNRANLGGLNIVGLKRRGYEREAIHSLRRAYRLLFAQEGTLHERLRDVAQEFADDANVQKIVSFIEEGGSRAICTPRGGREV; this comes from the coding sequence GTGGCTTCCATCCATCCAAGCGCGATCGTCGCCGACGGCGCGAAGCTCGCCGAAGACGTCGAAGTCGGTCCGTTCTGCGTGGTCGGGGCCGGGGTTGAACTCCGTTCCGGTGTCGCGCTGCGCTCGCATGTCGTCGTCGACGGTGCGACGACGATCGGCGAATGCACCACGATCTTTCCCTTTGCGTCGGTCGGCATGCCGCCGCAGGACAAGAAATTCCAGGGTGAAGAAAGCCGCCTAGAGATCGGTGCGCATTGCGTTATTCGCGAGCATGTGACGATCAATCCCGGGACGGAGGGTGGCGGGCTCGTCACGCGCATCGGCGATCGCTGTCTGCTTCTCGTCGGAGCGCATGTCGCCCATGATTGCATCATCGGCAATGACGTAATCCTGGTGAACAATGTGCTCCTCGGCGGGCATATCTCGATTGCTGATTTCGCCATCATCGGCGGCGGCGCGGCTCTGCACCAGTTCGTGCGTGTCGGCGAACATGCCTTTGTCGGCGGAATGTCGGCAGTCGAGAACGACGTGATCCCCTTCGGTTCCGCCATCGGCAATCGCGCCAATCTCGGAGGGCTGAATATCGTCGGCCTGAAGCGGCGCGGTTACGAGCGTGAGGCCATTCATTCCTTGCGGCGGGCCTACCGGCTCCTGTTCGCGCAGGAAGGTACGCTGCACGAGCGCCTGCGTGATGTGGCGCAGGAATTCGCCGACGATGCCAATGTCCAGAAGATCGTATCGTTCATCGAGGAGGGCGGAAGCCGCGCCATCTGCACGCCGCGCGGAGGCCGCGAGGTCTGA
- a CDS encoding LpxI family protein, translating into MSKGGPLGILAGGGGLPNLVAQAAARAGRHPLIFALAGDAEERKTTGFPVFRIRWGEIGRLERLLKEHDCKEVVMVGAVKRPEIKDIRPDFGALRLMPRIISAIRSGDDSALKSAAGIFEEYGVELLDPLSVAPELACPPGLLVEGRVALDTDELAKAAEAARMIGDLDIGQAAVACGRRVVALEGAEGTNGLLSRVREMRLTKRIPRHGGILVKCMKPSQDPRLDIPTIGPETVEMAREAGLDGIACEAGRTMLVGRDETFAAFRAARLFLYGIRRRP; encoded by the coding sequence ATGTCCAAGGGCGGTCCGCTTGGTATCCTGGCCGGCGGCGGGGGACTTCCCAACTTGGTGGCGCAGGCGGCCGCGCGCGCAGGGCGTCACCCGTTGATCTTTGCCCTTGCCGGAGATGCTGAAGAGCGCAAGACGACCGGCTTCCCGGTTTTCCGCATCCGGTGGGGTGAGATTGGCCGCCTGGAGCGTTTGCTCAAGGAGCACGATTGCAAAGAGGTGGTGATGGTCGGTGCTGTGAAGCGGCCGGAGATCAAGGACATCCGTCCAGATTTCGGCGCTTTGCGGCTGATGCCGCGCATCATAAGTGCCATTCGCTCCGGCGATGACAGCGCGCTCAAATCTGCAGCCGGCATCTTCGAGGAGTACGGCGTAGAGCTTCTCGATCCCCTTTCAGTTGCACCTGAACTTGCCTGCCCGCCCGGTCTTCTCGTCGAGGGAAGGGTGGCGCTCGATACCGATGAGCTTGCCAAGGCTGCAGAGGCCGCGCGCATGATCGGCGATCTCGATATCGGGCAGGCGGCGGTCGCATGCGGGCGCCGCGTGGTGGCGCTCGAAGGTGCGGAAGGCACCAACGGCCTCTTGTCACGCGTGCGGGAAATGCGGCTGACGAAGCGCATCCCGAGGCATGGTGGGATTCTGGTGAAATGCATGAAGCCGAGCCAGGACCCGAGGCTCGATATTCCGACCATAGGCCCGGAGACGGTGGAAATGGCTCGTGAGGCGGGCCTTGACGGAATCGCGTGTGAGGCGGGCCGCACCATGCTCGTTGGCCGCGATGAGACGTTCGCGGCCTTTCGTGCGGCCAGGCTCTTTCTCTACGGCATTCGCCGACGCCCATGA
- the lpxB gene encoding lipid-A-disaccharide synthase: MTARPLRIALVVGEASGDHLGAALLKEIRSRHPETVFFGVAGERMTDAGVESLFPLGDVAVMGFAAVVARLPRIIGRVRETVDHIVAERPDVLVIIDSPGFTQSVAKRVARQLPDLPIVNYVSPSVWAWRQGRARKMARYIDHVMALLPFEPEVHKRLGGPPCTYVGHPLIENREKLRPASGERAGLDAEPHVLILPGSRLSEVKRLMEPFGETARLIAQSKPDVRFVLPAVTHLRPEIERRVADWPVKVDLVVGEEAKLAAFRQASAALAASGTVTLELALAKVPMVVAYRVEWLARSLKWLLNVHSIVLANLVLGDNTVPEFLDDAGSPEVLAREILALLEEGPARKAQMSGFARLDALMETPDGQTPSERAADIVLDYAQKGKAASGRLSSISQ, translated from the coding sequence ATGACCGCGCGTCCGCTTCGCATCGCCCTCGTCGTCGGTGAAGCTTCGGGTGATCATCTCGGCGCCGCTCTGCTGAAAGAGATCCGCTCCCGGCATCCCGAGACGGTGTTTTTCGGGGTCGCGGGTGAGCGTATGACAGACGCTGGCGTCGAGAGCCTGTTCCCGCTCGGCGATGTGGCCGTGATGGGCTTTGCCGCGGTCGTTGCACGTCTCCCGCGGATCATCGGCCGCGTTCGGGAAACCGTCGATCATATCGTGGCGGAGCGACCGGACGTTCTCGTCATCATCGACAGCCCAGGTTTTACGCAAAGCGTCGCAAAGCGCGTCGCGCGCCAGCTCCCCGATCTTCCGATCGTCAATTACGTATCACCCTCCGTCTGGGCCTGGCGTCAGGGGCGGGCGCGCAAGATGGCGCGTTACATCGATCACGTGATGGCCCTGCTGCCGTTCGAGCCGGAGGTCCACAAACGTCTGGGCGGGCCGCCTTGCACCTATGTCGGCCATCCGTTGATCGAAAACCGTGAGAAACTGCGCCCGGCGTCTGGAGAAAGGGCCGGCCTCGATGCCGAACCGCACGTTCTCATTCTGCCGGGCAGCCGTCTCAGCGAAGTGAAGCGGCTGATGGAGCCGTTCGGTGAAACGGCGCGCCTGATCGCGCAGTCAAAGCCCGACGTGCGTTTCGTGTTACCGGCGGTCACCCATTTGCGGCCGGAGATCGAAAGGCGCGTGGCGGATTGGCCTGTGAAGGTGGATCTGGTCGTCGGCGAAGAGGCAAAGCTCGCGGCCTTCCGACAGGCGAGCGCCGCGCTCGCGGCCTCTGGAACCGTGACGCTCGAGCTTGCGCTCGCCAAAGTGCCGATGGTTGTCGCCTACCGTGTGGAATGGCTGGCGCGCAGCCTCAAATGGCTTTTGAACGTGCATTCGATCGTGCTCGCCAATCTCGTGCTCGGCGACAATACGGTGCCTGAGTTCCTGGACGACGCCGGCTCTCCCGAGGTGCTCGCCCGAGAGATTCTTGCGCTGTTGGAAGAGGGGCCGGCACGTAAGGCGCAGATGTCCGGTTTCGCGCGCCTCGATGCGCTGATGGAAACGCCGGATGGCCAGACGCCGAGCGAGCGCGCGGCGGATATCGTTCTCGACTATGCGCAAAAAGGAAAGGCGGCCAGTGGCCGCCTTTCCAGCATTTCGCAGTGA